In Salinirussus salinus, the following proteins share a genomic window:
- a CDS encoding aldehyde ferredoxin oxidoreductase family protein produces the protein MLHARGPLLTVDVGERTAERVDISDLLAETVGGRATATHLAHDRIPFDADPFGPENRAYVSTGPLQLSQMSFTGRMNMTALSPLTDGLASTNAGGYMSRNFADAGISVLELAGASDELLAVHVTDDGVEFEEIPDLEGAEVSAVSDYMEAEHGLGPEHCLAIGPAGENQVRFASVMTFDSRAFGRGGLGAVLGSKNVKCVTFEGDAPPQVEVPAEAASEIHREAATADDIMKRQGTTSGTEFINDNFSLPTRYFSEMHFEHAADIGGNAVEEKKYKKGSCSACAFACKLPTRDEAEGVETEGPEFETVYSFGSNQGVGDIVDVMKANELCDELGMDTISAGVTVSAYLASEDEFGNAELAREVTEKIAHREGVGDLLAEGVHRAHDELGVEDMTVKGMEFAAHDGRVLHGLGLQYAVANRGADHMFATMQSIEYRGGLDPEGTEGKAETVVEQENFCAFRDSGVVCAFSGSYIDEEGFEALFDADYEELLEVGASVIERERHFNNKRGRDADDDRLPYDIPDLESSVREYYELRGYNDDGTVPDDRVTSTSTPAPADD, from the coding sequence ATGCTTCACGCACGAGGGCCGCTTCTCACTGTGGACGTCGGCGAACGGACGGCCGAGCGGGTCGACATCTCCGACCTGCTCGCGGAGACGGTCGGGGGACGCGCGACCGCGACACACCTCGCCCACGACCGGATCCCCTTCGACGCCGACCCGTTCGGGCCGGAGAACCGGGCGTACGTCTCGACCGGGCCGCTCCAGCTCTCCCAGATGAGCTTCACCGGCCGGATGAACATGACCGCCCTCTCGCCGCTGACAGACGGGCTCGCCTCGACCAACGCCGGCGGCTACATGTCCCGCAACTTCGCGGACGCGGGGATCAGCGTCCTCGAACTCGCGGGTGCGAGCGACGAACTCCTGGCGGTCCACGTCACCGACGACGGCGTCGAATTCGAGGAAATCCCCGACCTCGAGGGCGCGGAGGTCTCGGCGGTCAGCGACTACATGGAGGCCGAACACGGCCTCGGACCGGAGCACTGCCTGGCGATCGGCCCGGCCGGCGAGAACCAGGTGCGGTTTGCGAGCGTGATGACCTTCGACTCCCGCGCGTTCGGGCGCGGCGGGCTGGGGGCGGTGCTCGGCTCGAAGAACGTCAAGTGTGTCACCTTCGAGGGTGACGCTCCGCCGCAGGTGGAGGTCCCCGCGGAGGCCGCAAGCGAGATCCACCGGGAGGCCGCCACCGCCGACGACATCATGAAACGGCAGGGCACCACTTCGGGAACGGAGTTCATCAACGACAACTTCTCGCTGCCGACCCGCTACTTCTCGGAGATGCACTTCGAGCACGCCGCGGACATCGGCGGCAACGCCGTCGAGGAGAAAAAGTACAAGAAAGGGTCGTGTTCGGCGTGTGCCTTCGCCTGCAAGCTCCCCACCCGCGACGAGGCGGAGGGCGTCGAGACGGAGGGGCCGGAGTTCGAGACGGTCTACTCCTTCGGCTCGAACCAGGGCGTCGGCGACATCGTCGACGTGATGAAGGCAAACGAGCTGTGTGACGAGCTGGGGATGGACACCATCTCCGCGGGCGTGACGGTCTCGGCGTATCTCGCCAGCGAGGACGAGTTCGGCAACGCCGAGCTGGCCCGCGAGGTCACGGAGAAGATCGCCCACCGCGAGGGGGTCGGCGACCTGCTCGCGGAGGGGGTCCACCGCGCACACGACGAGCTCGGCGTCGAGGACATGACGGTCAAGGGCATGGAGTTCGCCGCCCACGACGGGCGGGTGCTCCACGGCCTGGGCCTGCAGTACGCCGTCGCCAACCGCGGCGCCGACCACATGTTCGCGACCATGCAGTCCATCGAGTACCGCGGCGGGCTGGACCCGGAGGGCACCGAGGGGAAAGCCGAGACCGTCGTCGAGCAGGAGAACTTCTGTGCGTTCCGGGACTCCGGTGTCGTCTGTGCCTTCTCGGGCAGCTACATCGACGAGGAAGGGTTCGAGGCGCTGTTCGACGCCGACTACGAGGAGCTGCTGGAGGTCGGCGCGAGCGTCATCGAGCGCGAGCGACACTTCAACAACAAGCGCGGTCGGGACGCCGACGACGACCGTCTGCCCTACGATATCCCGGACCTCGAGTCCTCGGTCCGGGAGTACTACGAGCTCCGCGGGTACAACGACGACGGGACGGTCCCGGACGACCGGGTCACGTCGACCTCCACGCCGGCGCCGGCCGACGACTGA